The following coding sequences are from one uncultured Desulfobacter sp. window:
- a CDS encoding protein adenylyltransferase SelO family protein, with protein MDRVCFECYLNFFDLHRLAERTRFQPWTGGGEHFSFFNQPTAAEANYHMFWTTVRPLLAKDAQALEQLDQIRHGFAAAMEKQMQNMWAAKLGLTDYQPNIVQGLMQLLTKSEVDYTIFFRELSHVPETISALKKSFYNKNSQQLDEQWQSWLKSWRDLVIKGGNLAEISTKMKQTNPKYAWREWLIAPAYQQAMLGDYTLVRELQDVLSSPYDEQSQRVEDKYYRLKPEAFFNVGGVSHYSCSS; from the coding sequence TTGGATCGGGTCTGTTTTGAATGTTATCTTAATTTTTTTGATTTACACAGGCTTGCCGAAAGGACACGGTTTCAGCCATGGACCGGGGGCGGAGAACACTTTTCCTTCTTCAATCAGCCAACCGCAGCAGAAGCCAATTACCACATGTTTTGGACTACAGTGAGACCGCTGCTTGCAAAAGATGCCCAAGCTTTGGAACAATTGGATCAAATACGTCATGGTTTTGCAGCGGCAATGGAAAAACAAATGCAAAACATGTGGGCCGCCAAGCTTGGCTTGACAGACTATCAACCAAATATAGTGCAGGGATTAATGCAGTTACTGACCAAATCAGAGGTGGATTACACCATTTTCTTCCGTGAATTATCCCATGTACCAGAGACTATTTCCGCCTTGAAAAAGAGCTTCTATAACAAGAACTCTCAGCAACTTGATGAGCAATGGCAATCTTGGCTGAAAAGCTGGCGCGACCTTGTTATCAAAGGCGGAAATTTGGCTGAGATATCGACAAAAATGAAACAAACAAATCCCAAATACGCATGGCGAGAGTGGTTGATTGCCCCCGCCTATCAACAAGCCATGCTGGGTGACTACACCTTAGTAAGGGAGTTGCAAGACGTTCTTAGCTCTCCATATGATGAGCAATCGCAGAGGGTAGAAGATAAATATTATCGTCTAAAACCTGAGGCATTTTTTAACGTTGGCGGCGTTTCACACTATAGCTGTTCGTCTTGA